From Pseudofrankia saprophytica, a single genomic window includes:
- a CDS encoding flavin reductase family protein: protein MPVIDLADRSPAQRQGILSQLVVPRPIAVISTMSADGAVNVAPYSYYMPVCGLPPTVAITMGTRREATPEPKDTFTNLVASGEFVINVATAPLAEHLETIAREYPAGVNEAALVGWRLKPSQRVAPPSLADSPAQLECRVREIIDRGDPDEPFAGIHIVLAEVICVVVDDELLTEPNRIDPAKISAVGRMGFPWFVVAQPETMIELDRIPYDPSEQIPPAARVPAARSEIAGM, encoded by the coding sequence ATGCCTGTCATCGACCTTGCTGATCGGAGTCCGGCGCAGCGGCAGGGGATCCTGTCGCAGCTGGTGGTGCCGCGGCCGATCGCGGTGATCTCGACGATGTCGGCGGACGGCGCCGTCAACGTCGCGCCCTACAGCTACTACATGCCGGTCTGCGGCCTGCCGCCGACGGTCGCGATCACCATGGGCACCCGCCGGGAGGCGACGCCGGAGCCGAAGGACACGTTCACGAATCTCGTCGCCAGTGGCGAGTTCGTCATCAACGTCGCCACCGCGCCGCTCGCCGAGCACCTCGAGACGATCGCCCGCGAGTACCCGGCCGGGGTGAACGAGGCCGCCCTCGTCGGCTGGAGGCTCAAGCCGTCGCAGCGGGTCGCGCCGCCGTCGCTCGCGGACAGCCCGGCGCAGCTGGAGTGCCGGGTCCGCGAGATCATCGACCGGGGCGACCCCGATGAGCCGTTCGCCGGCATCCACATCGTGCTCGCCGAGGTGATCTGCGTCGTCGTCGACGATGAACTGCTCACCGAGCCGAACCGGATCGATCCGGCGAAAATCTCCGCCGTCGGCCGGATGGGCTTTCCCTGGTTCGTGGTCGCCCAGCCCGAGACCATGATTGAGCTTGACCGGATCCCCTACGACCCGTCCGAGCAGATCCCGCCCGCGGCGCGGGTGCCGGCGGCTCGCTCGGAGATTGCCGGCATGTAG
- a CDS encoding amidohydrolase family protein: MTAEPTRPSARTRGADLLVVGGDVVTMDAGRRVVAGGAVAVRGTTIAMVGPAAAVRAAFPGTPELDATGCVVTPGMVDAHQHTTGDPLARSAIPDDIDSRASIFQWAVPLHAAHEAEDDEVSALLTAVEALRAGVTTIVEPGTVAHPLTVGAALRRAGIRATLGTWGWDVPDVPFSLPTGEALARQADVIRAFPPAGAGGDGLVTGWVTLVGHYLASDELLVGAAQLAEELDTGFTMHLAPSVDDRHAYAERSRRGPAEHLAELGVLGPRLLLGHAVWMSEREIATLAETGTAVACCPWAYLRLGQGLTRAGRHVPFLRSGGRLALGCDAHNAGDRVDVLGAARLLAGLSQDAPVEGVPSLRAHEAFEVATVGGAEAIGLGEVTGALVEGRQADLVVFRTDDPAWVPLGDHARQLVWNAPTHTVRDVLVAGRPVVRDGHVTTVDEGELWAWARERSASLLSRAGIEIPRSWPLAAGE; encoded by the coding sequence ATGACAGCCGAGCCGACCAGGCCGAGTGCGCGGACCCGGGGCGCTGACCTGCTCGTCGTGGGCGGGGACGTCGTGACGATGGACGCGGGGCGGCGGGTCGTCGCGGGCGGGGCGGTCGCGGTGCGCGGGACCACGATCGCGATGGTGGGGCCGGCCGCCGCGGTCAGGGCGGCGTTCCCCGGGACGCCGGAGCTGGACGCCACGGGGTGCGTCGTCACCCCGGGAATGGTGGACGCGCACCAGCACACCACCGGGGACCCGCTGGCGCGCAGCGCGATCCCGGACGACATCGACTCCCGGGCGTCGATCTTCCAGTGGGCGGTGCCGCTGCACGCCGCGCACGAGGCCGAGGACGACGAGGTCTCGGCGCTGCTGACCGCGGTCGAGGCGCTGCGGGCAGGGGTGACGACGATCGTCGAGCCGGGCACCGTCGCGCATCCGCTGACGGTCGGCGCGGCGCTGCGGCGGGCGGGGATCCGAGCGACGCTCGGCACCTGGGGCTGGGACGTCCCGGACGTGCCGTTCTCGCTGCCGACGGGCGAGGCGCTCGCCCGCCAGGCCGACGTGATCCGTGCGTTCCCGCCCGCCGGTGCGGGCGGGGATGGGCTGGTCACCGGTTGGGTGACGCTCGTCGGGCACTACCTGGCCAGCGACGAGCTGCTCGTCGGGGCCGCCCAGCTCGCCGAGGAGTTGGACACCGGCTTCACGATGCACCTGGCGCCCAGCGTCGACGACCGGCACGCCTACGCCGAGCGCAGTAGGCGCGGGCCGGCCGAGCACCTGGCCGAGCTCGGCGTCCTCGGGCCGCGGCTGTTGCTCGGCCACGCCGTCTGGATGTCCGAACGCGAGATCGCGACGCTCGCCGAGACGGGCACGGCCGTCGCCTGCTGCCCGTGGGCCTACCTGCGCCTCGGCCAGGGCCTGACCAGGGCCGGGCGGCACGTGCCGTTCCTGCGGTCCGGCGGGCGGCTCGCGCTCGGCTGCGACGCGCACAACGCGGGCGACAGGGTCGACGTGCTGGGCGCCGCCCGGCTGCTCGCCGGCCTGTCCCAGGACGCGCCGGTCGAGGGCGTGCCGTCGCTGCGCGCGCATGAGGCGTTCGAGGTGGCGACCGTCGGCGGCGCGGAGGCGATCGGGCTCGGCGAGGTGACCGGCGCCCTCGTCGAGGGCAGGCAGGCCGATCTCGTGGTCTTCCGCACCGACGACCCGGCCTGGGTACCGCTCGGCGACCATGCCCGCCAGCTCGTCTGGAACGCGCCGACCCACACCGTTCGGGACGTGCTCGTCGCCGGCCGACCGGTCGTCCGCGACGGCCATGTGACCACCGTCGACGAGGGTGAGCTGTGGGCGTGGGCGCGTGAGCGCTCCGCGTCCCTGCTCTCCCGCGCCGGCATCGAGATCCCCCGCTCCTGGCCGCTCGCCGCCGGCGAGTAG
- a CDS encoding ABC transporter permease has translation MILDDGATILSSAIRLAAPLGFAACGEYLAERAGTMNISIEGMMITGAFTAVATASATGSATLGLLAGAIAGLVLGAIHGTASHRLAVNTFVVGLTLNVLALGATSFFNESMDLTGHQVAQVSIPVLRDIPLIGEPLFVQRWPVYLLLGLVPLTWYLVERTRWGLELRAVGENPQGADVTGIRVNIRRRQALLWCGLFSGLGGAHLAVGAVGSFNDNMTAGRGYLVIAAVIFGAWRLRGTILGVVLFGLADAMRLALPAVGLKLNSQLLIAAPYLLALAAMVLVVRRTRQPAALGKPFTRGIV, from the coding sequence ATGATCCTGGATGACGGCGCGACGATCCTGTCGAGCGCGATCCGGCTGGCCGCGCCGCTGGGGTTCGCGGCCTGCGGCGAGTACCTGGCCGAGCGGGCCGGGACGATGAACATCTCCATCGAAGGGATGATGATCACCGGCGCGTTCACCGCGGTGGCGACCGCGTCGGCGACCGGCTCGGCGACGCTCGGGCTGCTGGCCGGGGCCATCGCCGGCCTCGTCCTCGGCGCGATCCACGGCACCGCGTCGCACCGGCTCGCGGTGAACACCTTCGTCGTCGGGCTGACCCTCAACGTGCTGGCGCTCGGCGCGACCAGCTTCTTCAACGAGAGCATGGACCTCACCGGCCACCAGGTCGCCCAGGTCAGCATCCCGGTCCTGCGCGACATCCCGCTCATCGGCGAGCCGCTGTTCGTCCAGCGCTGGCCGGTGTACCTGCTGCTCGGGCTCGTCCCGCTGACCTGGTACCTCGTCGAGCGGACCAGATGGGGCCTGGAGCTGCGCGCCGTCGGCGAGAACCCGCAGGGCGCCGACGTCACCGGCATCCGGGTCAACATCCGGCGCCGGCAGGCGCTGCTCTGGTGCGGCCTGTTCTCCGGGCTCGGCGGGGCGCACCTGGCCGTTGGCGCGGTCGGCTCGTTCAACGACAACATGACGGCGGGCCGCGGCTACCTGGTGATCGCCGCGGTCATCTTCGGCGCCTGGCGGCTGCGCGGCACGATCCTCGGCGTCGTCCTGTTCGGACTCGCCGACGCGATGCGCCTCGCCCTGCCCGCCGTCGGCCTGAAGCTGAACAGCCAGCTGCTGATCGCCGCGCCCTACCTGCTGGCGCTCGCCGCGATGGTCCTGGTCGTCCGCCGCACCCGCCAGCCCGCCGCCCTCGGCAAACCCTTCACCCGCGGCATCGTCTGA
- a CDS encoding TauD/TfdA family dioxygenase, with the protein MNTTTSPTLEPVRGPFVWRGDELSGTDEWIFHLGDEQVAELEEAGRRFVADDPDLRFVTATEYPLPVCAEAIRAFGADLDSGRGFVLIRGLRMEEYDDTLAAAIFYLVALHLGEPMRQNLLGDVLDHIVGVSDKKYTEGGLPSRTRDKLPFHSDSSDAVALMCLRPPAAGGLSSLVSGATVFNEVLARRPDLAPLLLEPWHYDWRRQDPNAPADTYTSPIVSWTRGTFSMYAGADMIESAHRYPGVPPLTGARKELLALVDEITYEPGIALDMDFQPGDIQWLLNYAALHSRTEFVNGPDRARQRHLLRIWLRRNVDRPLVPRFGKHVVVAAPDARQVGPGDDTGRFRIAAAATIRERWGD; encoded by the coding sequence ATGAACACCACGACCTCGCCGACGTTGGAACCGGTCAGGGGGCCGTTCGTCTGGCGCGGCGACGAGCTGTCCGGGACCGACGAGTGGATCTTCCACCTGGGCGACGAGCAGGTCGCCGAACTGGAGGAGGCCGGGCGCCGGTTCGTCGCCGACGACCCGGACCTGCGGTTCGTCACCGCCACGGAGTACCCGCTGCCGGTCTGCGCCGAGGCGATCCGCGCGTTCGGCGCCGATCTGGACTCCGGCCGTGGCTTCGTGCTGATCCGCGGCCTGCGGATGGAGGAGTACGACGACACCCTGGCCGCCGCGATCTTCTACCTCGTCGCGCTGCACCTAGGCGAGCCGATGCGGCAGAACCTGCTCGGCGACGTCCTCGACCACATCGTCGGCGTCTCGGACAAGAAGTACACCGAGGGCGGCCTGCCGTCGCGTACCCGGGACAAGCTGCCGTTCCACTCCGACAGCTCGGACGCCGTCGCGCTGATGTGCCTGCGCCCGCCGGCCGCCGGCGGCCTGTCCAGCCTGGTCAGCGGTGCGACGGTCTTCAACGAGGTGCTCGCCCGCCGCCCCGACCTCGCGCCGCTGCTGCTCGAGCCGTGGCACTACGACTGGCGCCGCCAGGACCCGAACGCCCCGGCCGACACCTACACCTCGCCGATCGTCAGCTGGACCCGCGGCACGTTCAGCATGTACGCCGGCGCCGACATGATCGAGTCGGCGCACCGTTACCCGGGCGTTCCGCCGCTCACCGGGGCGCGGAAGGAACTGCTGGCGCTCGTCGACGAGATCACCTACGAGCCCGGGATCGCCCTGGACATGGACTTCCAGCCCGGCGACATCCAGTGGCTGCTGAACTACGCCGCGCTGCACTCGCGGACCGAGTTCGTCAACGGCCCCGACCGGGCGCGCCAACGTCACCTGCTGCGGATCTGGCTGCGCCGCAACGTCGACCGGCCGCTGGTACCCCGGTTCGGCAAGCACGTCGTCGTCGCCGCGCCGGACGCCCGCCAGGTCGGCCCGGGCGACGACACCGGCCGCTTCCGCATCGCCGCCGCCGCCACCATCCGCGAGCGCTGGGGCGACTGA
- a CDS encoding AAA family ATPase produces the protein MARVLVTGMSGVGKSTVLRELHRRGHLTVDTDYGGWELPDGKWDERRLARLLAEHLDLVVSGCVENQGRFYDRFEHVVLLSAPVHVLIDRVRLRTNNPYGKTVEQQDEIIYYARTVEPRLRKGSTLELDGQRPAAELADAIELLMTRAPSARPGPRGGRGGRDGFAG, from the coding sequence GTGGCAAGGGTGTTGGTGACGGGAATGTCGGGCGTGGGGAAGAGCACGGTTTTGCGCGAGCTTCATCGCCGCGGACACCTGACGGTGGACACCGACTACGGCGGCTGGGAGCTACCCGACGGCAAGTGGGATGAACGACGTCTGGCCAGGCTGCTGGCCGAGCATTTGGATCTTGTCGTCTCGGGCTGCGTGGAGAACCAGGGACGGTTCTACGACCGCTTCGAGCACGTCGTTCTCCTCAGCGCTCCGGTTCACGTACTCATCGACAGGGTGCGGCTGCGAACGAACAACCCCTATGGCAAGACCGTCGAACAGCAGGACGAGATCATCTACTACGCCCGTACGGTCGAACCGCGGCTGCGGAAGGGATCGACCCTGGAGCTGGACGGGCAACGGCCCGCGGCCGAACTCGCCGACGCCATCGAACTCCTCATGACGCGAGCGCCCTCGGCCCGGCCGGGGCCACGCGGTGGCCGCGGTGGCCGTGACGGGTTCGCTGGGTAG
- a CDS encoding BMP family ABC transporter substrate-binding protein, producing the protein MTVRSLRPRAAALAAGAAALSMLLVSACGDNSADTTTTTASGTPAAAKQPDVNGDGKVVIGILSPGDTNDNGYYESFVASAKTFADDKGWKVITQDKLNPADAVSAARNMCRQNVDLVAVGASELKDAIPVAAEPACAKTNWYVAAGQGVEQTQYISTSSDDANESLLAAGYAAGLLMKDKGATKAGYVTGPELDFSVVAYKAFKAGVRMVIPNADVVATYTGDFDDSAKGQEAALAQINQGVQMLYPYLGGATDAAAKVATEHGVPSLTPGTDRCGDTTADFAVSVIFSPGDYFTAALQSFAAGDLKMGETRKWRMGKDAVPTVKLCKGTDAQNKAVADFIAKVGSGEIVPADEVAKLAS; encoded by the coding sequence GTGACTGTTAGGTCTCTGCGCCCACGCGCCGCCGCTCTCGCCGCCGGGGCCGCCGCCCTGTCGATGCTCCTGGTCTCCGCCTGTGGCGACAACTCGGCCGACACCACCACGACCACGGCCAGCGGTACCCCGGCCGCGGCGAAGCAGCCCGACGTGAACGGCGACGGCAAGGTCGTCATCGGCATCCTCAGCCCCGGCGACACCAACGACAACGGCTACTACGAGAGCTTCGTCGCCTCCGCCAAGACCTTCGCCGACGACAAGGGCTGGAAGGTCATCACCCAGGACAAGCTCAACCCGGCGGACGCGGTGAGCGCGGCCCGCAACATGTGCCGGCAGAACGTCGACCTGGTCGCCGTCGGCGCGAGCGAGCTGAAGGACGCGATCCCGGTCGCCGCCGAGCCGGCCTGCGCCAAGACCAACTGGTACGTGGCCGCCGGTCAGGGCGTCGAGCAGACCCAGTACATCTCGACCTCGTCGGACGACGCCAACGAGAGCCTGCTCGCCGCCGGCTACGCCGCGGGCCTGCTGATGAAGGACAAGGGCGCGACCAAGGCCGGCTACGTCACCGGCCCCGAGCTGGACTTCTCCGTCGTCGCCTACAAGGCCTTCAAGGCCGGCGTCCGGATGGTCATCCCGAACGCGGACGTCGTCGCCACCTACACCGGCGACTTCGACGACTCCGCGAAGGGCCAGGAGGCCGCGCTCGCTCAGATCAACCAGGGCGTGCAGATGCTCTACCCGTACCTCGGCGGGGCGACCGACGCGGCCGCCAAGGTCGCGACCGAGCATGGCGTGCCCTCGCTCACCCCGGGCACCGACCGGTGCGGCGACACCACGGCCGACTTCGCCGTATCGGTGATCTTCAGCCCGGGTGACTACTTCACGGCCGCCCTCCAGTCCTTCGCCGCGGGCGACCTGAAGATGGGTGAGACCCGCAAATGGCGCATGGGCAAGGACGCCGTGCCGACCGTGAAGCTCTGCAAGGGCACCGACGCGCAGAACAAGGCCGTCGCGGACTTCATCGCCAAGGTCGGCTCGGGTGAGATCGTCCCGGCTGACGAGGTTGCCAAGCTCGCCAGCTGA
- a CDS encoding ABC transporter permease, whose translation MSTQTPSHTKDSAGSAGSTGSTRPAGLARSGGPLGSVDRAARALLAPTRSGSPPLAVAVVTVLTVAAALGITAGLVAIVGGTPGEVFSSMLDGSVGSPGAFSQTLLEATPLLLVAVGSCISSRAGVFNIGQEGQLLIGASLGAYVGLRTQGPPALVLTLTLVCSALGGALWAAIPAVMRYRRGVDVVVSTLLMIFLAEQLVSFVVSKPWLLQETRVAGQVVAPQSNALAPSFRLPAIGDYPGLTISLGAFLALGLAIVVAVLLARGRWGFRLRMLGHNPLAARHAGVREATFGGLALVLSGAFSGLAGGVVLTGEVYRLQPGMSDNYGWDGLLVALVARDNPIAAVVTALVFGALRSGGGVLASTGVPAYLIDITQALLVFAFVLPPALLALWRSATDRRRHAAATSAQAAPSGVAA comes from the coding sequence GTGAGCACCCAGACGCCGTCCCACACCAAGGACTCGGCCGGATCGGCCGGGTCGACCGGGTCGACCAGGCCGGCCGGCCTCGCCCGCTCCGGCGGCCCGCTGGGCTCCGTCGACCGCGCGGCCAGGGCGCTGCTCGCGCCAACCCGGTCCGGCAGCCCGCCACTCGCCGTCGCGGTGGTCACCGTCCTCACCGTCGCCGCCGCGCTCGGCATCACCGCCGGTCTGGTCGCGATCGTCGGTGGGACGCCCGGTGAGGTGTTCTCCTCGATGCTCGACGGCAGTGTCGGCAGCCCGGGCGCGTTCAGCCAGACACTGCTGGAGGCCACGCCGCTGCTGCTCGTCGCCGTCGGTTCCTGCATCAGCAGCCGCGCGGGCGTGTTCAACATCGGCCAGGAGGGTCAGCTACTGATCGGCGCCTCGCTCGGCGCCTACGTCGGCCTGCGCACCCAGGGGCCGCCGGCGCTGGTGCTGACCCTGACGCTCGTCTGCTCGGCGCTCGGCGGCGCGCTGTGGGCCGCGATCCCCGCGGTGATGCGCTACCGGCGCGGCGTCGACGTCGTCGTCAGCACCCTGCTCATGATCTTCCTCGCGGAGCAGCTGGTCAGTTTCGTCGTCAGCAAGCCCTGGCTGCTGCAGGAGACCCGCGTCGCCGGGCAGGTGGTCGCGCCGCAGTCCAACGCGCTCGCCCCGTCGTTCCGGCTGCCCGCCATCGGGGACTACCCGGGCCTGACGATCAGTCTCGGCGCCTTCCTCGCGCTAGGTCTCGCGATCGTCGTGGCGGTGCTGCTCGCCCGCGGCCGCTGGGGCTTCAGGCTGCGGATGCTCGGCCACAACCCCCTCGCCGCCCGCCACGCCGGCGTGCGCGAGGCCACCTTCGGCGGGCTGGCTCTCGTGCTCTCCGGCGCGTTCTCCGGGCTGGCCGGCGGGGTGGTGCTCACCGGCGAGGTCTACCGGCTGCAGCCGGGGATGTCGGACAACTACGGCTGGGACGGCCTGCTGGTCGCGCTGGTCGCCAGGGACAACCCGATCGCCGCGGTCGTCACCGCGCTGGTGTTCGGCGCGCTGCGCTCCGGCGGCGGCGTGCTCGCCTCCACCGGCGTGCCGGCATACCTGATCGACATCACCCAGGCGCTGCTGGTGTTCGCCTTCGTACTGCCGCCGGCGCTGCTGGCCCTGTGGCGGTCGGCCACCGACCGCCGCCGCCATGCCGCCGCCACCTCCGCCCAGGCCGCGCCGTCCGGGGTCGCCGCGTGA
- a CDS encoding ABC transporter ATP-binding protein, producing MTQTPRAPLAFSIGGPDRGGSSGASPAAATVPAIELRGITKRYGQVIACDGVDLAVRRGEIHGLLGENGAGKSTLMKVLSGLVRPDSGVILRDGVPVDVADPHVAAGIGVGMVHQHFSLVGALTVWENVVLGDGRDGGPAAAGANEPRGAGWLAGLRGRRGRLRRDEACADVVRVGERYGITVDPLARVDSLSAGQRQRVEIIKCLRRDPDVIVLDEPTSVLSLAESRDLFAVLRRAVTGDGATRDGTDDDAPAKGVVLISHKLAEILGATDRVTVLRRGRVVARRATAGTDAATLAREMVGREVSLGEEAAALGLTPVTPGTGVPGVTGAEVPAGENTAAEVVAAVAGRADLARDGAAVLELDTVTVSAPTGAPPLDGFTLGVRAGEIVGLYGVEGNGQFALGDVLAGLVVPDRGEVRVAGRTVDLRRPGALHAAGVGVISEDRHRSGVVLDMSVAENLVMTDLGPVSGRLLISRRRQLRHAAQLAERFEISCPSLDAPLRTLSGGNQQRVVLARELAGRPAVLVAAQPTRGLDVGAIEGMYAELRAAAARGVAVLLVSTELEEVMALSHRIAVISAGRVIGELAPEEADAERLGLLVGGAAGPAPSPGLASAGATTRGGER from the coding sequence ATGACACAGACCCCGCGGGCCCCCCTGGCCTTCTCGATCGGCGGACCCGACCGGGGAGGCTCCTCGGGAGCCTCGCCGGCCGCGGCCACCGTCCCGGCCATCGAGCTGCGGGGCATCACCAAGCGGTACGGCCAGGTCATCGCCTGCGACGGCGTCGACCTGGCCGTCCGGCGCGGGGAGATCCACGGGCTGCTCGGCGAGAACGGCGCCGGCAAGTCCACCCTGATGAAGGTGCTGTCCGGGCTGGTCCGCCCGGACAGCGGGGTGATCCTGCGCGACGGCGTGCCGGTGGACGTGGCCGACCCGCACGTCGCCGCCGGGATCGGTGTCGGCATGGTCCACCAGCACTTCAGCCTGGTCGGCGCGCTCACCGTCTGGGAGAACGTCGTCCTCGGCGACGGCCGCGACGGCGGCCCCGCCGCCGCCGGGGCGAACGAGCCGCGCGGCGCCGGTTGGCTCGCCGGCCTGCGCGGGCGGCGCGGCCGGCTGCGCCGTGACGAGGCCTGCGCGGACGTCGTCCGCGTCGGCGAGCGCTACGGCATCACCGTCGACCCGCTGGCCCGGGTCGACTCGCTGTCCGCCGGGCAGCGCCAGCGTGTCGAGATCATCAAGTGCCTTCGCCGGGACCCGGACGTGATCGTGCTCGACGAACCGACGTCGGTGCTCTCGCTGGCCGAGTCCCGCGACCTGTTCGCCGTCCTGCGCCGTGCCGTCACCGGCGACGGCGCGACGCGGGACGGTACCGACGACGACGCCCCGGCGAAGGGGGTCGTGCTGATCAGCCACAAACTGGCGGAGATCCTCGGCGCCACCGACCGGGTCACCGTGCTGCGCCGCGGCAGGGTCGTCGCCCGCCGGGCGACCGCCGGCACGGACGCGGCCACGCTGGCCCGCGAGATGGTCGGCCGGGAGGTCTCGCTCGGCGAGGAGGCCGCCGCCCTTGGCCTGACTCCGGTCACGCCGGGAACGGGCGTGCCCGGCGTGACCGGTGCCGAGGTCCCCGCTGGAGAGAACACGGCTGCCGAGGTCGTCGCCGCCGTAGCCGGTAGGGCTGACCTGGCTCGGGACGGGGCGGCGGTGCTCGAGCTGGACACCGTCACCGTGAGCGCGCCCACCGGGGCGCCGCCGCTGGACGGCTTCACCCTCGGCGTGCGTGCCGGGGAGATCGTCGGGCTGTACGGCGTCGAGGGCAACGGGCAGTTCGCGCTCGGCGACGTGCTCGCCGGCCTGGTCGTGCCCGACCGTGGCGAGGTGCGGGTCGCCGGCAGGACCGTCGACCTGCGCAGGCCCGGCGCGCTGCACGCCGCCGGCGTCGGCGTGATCTCCGAGGACAGGCACCGCTCCGGCGTCGTGCTGGACATGAGCGTCGCCGAGAACCTGGTGATGACCGACCTCGGGCCCGTCAGTGGCAGGTTGCTGATCAGCCGGCGCCGACAGCTGCGGCACGCCGCCCAGCTCGCCGAACGGTTCGAGATCTCCTGCCCGTCGCTGGACGCGCCGCTGCGCACCCTGTCCGGCGGCAACCAGCAGCGGGTGGTGCTCGCCCGCGAGCTCGCGGGCCGGCCGGCGGTGCTGGTCGCCGCCCAGCCGACCCGCGGCCTGGACGTCGGCGCGATCGAGGGGATGTACGCCGAGCTGCGGGCCGCGGCGGCCCGCGGGGTGGCGGTGCTGCTCGTGTCGACCGAACTTGAGGAGGTCATGGCCTTGTCGCACCGGATCGCGGTGATCTCGGCCGGCCGGGTGATCGGCGAGCTTGCCCCCGAGGAGGCCGACGCCGAACGACTCGGCCTGCTCGTCGGCGGCGCGGCCGGTCCCGCCCCTTCGCCCGGCCTCGCCTCAGCCGGCGCGACGACGAGAGGTGGTGAGCGGTGA